The proteins below are encoded in one region of Syntrophotalea carbinolica DSM 2380:
- a CDS encoding pilus assembly PilX family protein, with the protein MRKYVQPLNVGSGKSEKGAALVTSLVILLVLSLLALAGMQGSVLEERMAGNMSNRNLAFQAAEAALRDAEYYLESAALPSFNGSGGLYQPTTAGTTARWELINWDENDSRIISGANTIDGVAEQPRYIVEDLGELETGNNRSLVAGEAVADNRVYRVTARGVGGASTATVILQTTFKK; encoded by the coding sequence ATGAGAAAATATGTTCAACCATTGAATGTTGGTTCCGGAAAAAGCGAGAAAGGTGCGGCTCTCGTTACCAGTCTGGTTATTTTGCTGGTTCTGTCGCTACTTGCCCTGGCGGGGATGCAGGGCAGCGTTCTGGAAGAACGCATGGCCGGCAATATGAGCAATCGCAACTTAGCGTTCCAGGCTGCCGAAGCCGCATTGCGCGACGCCGAATATTATCTGGAGAGTGCGGCTCTTCCGTCTTTTAACGGGAGCGGTGGTCTCTATCAGCCGACCACCGCCGGGACAACGGCCCGTTGGGAACTTATCAATTGGGATGAAAATGATTCCCGTATTATTTCCGGGGCCAATACTATCGATGGAGTTGCGGAGCAACCCCGGTATATTGTCGAGGATCTCGGAGAACTTGAAACCGGCAACAACCGATCGCTGGTTGCAGGTGAGGCGGTTGCCGACAACCGGGTCTATAGAGTGACCGCCCGCGGGGTGGGTGGTGCCTCCACTGCGACGGTTATACTGCAGACCACATTTAAAAAATAG
- a CDS encoding GspH/FimT family pseudopilin, whose amino-acid sequence MQYKLTGGSMAIRNVSPSSRDRGLCRAGFTLIELIVTIVVAGILLAIAVPAFRGLVLSNRLMTQTNEVVRTLNLTRQEAIKRGVRVTICPSNDGATCSGAGTWEQGWIVFNDPNANAAPDAAETILFVNNGLGGLVTLRTGANFTNSLSYLPNGISRGGGGLPNDTFRMCDQRGTANAFSIVINSVGRVRADRGAAQCP is encoded by the coding sequence ATGCAGTACAAGCTTACCGGAGGCAGCATGGCTATACGAAATGTTTCACCCAGCTCAAGGGACAGAGGTTTATGCAGGGCCGGCTTTACCCTCATTGAGCTCATCGTAACCATTGTTGTGGCAGGTATTTTGTTGGCTATTGCCGTGCCTGCTTTCAGGGGATTAGTTCTCTCAAACAGGCTCATGACACAGACCAACGAAGTGGTTAGGACTTTGAATCTGACTCGTCAGGAAGCGATTAAGCGCGGTGTCAGGGTGACCATTTGTCCGAGCAACGATGGAGCGACTTGTAGCGGTGCAGGGACCTGGGAACAGGGTTGGATCGTTTTTAACGATCCAAACGCCAATGCCGCTCCGGATGCCGCCGAGACCATTTTGTTCGTCAATAACGGTTTGGGCGGTCTTGTGACGCTGCGTACCGGGGCCAATTTTACAAATTCCCTCAGTTACTTGCCCAACGGCATCAGCCGCGGGGGAGGAGGGCTTCCGAACGATACCTTTCGTATGTGCGATCAGCGGGGTACCGCCAATGCTTTTTCTATTGTCATAAATTCTGTCGGTCGCGTTAGAGCCGACCGGGGAGCTGCCCAATGTCCATGA
- the pilV gene encoding type IV pilus modification protein PilV: MSMIDKSVFEVDGTPSGPPGFSLIEVLVALLILSIGLIGLAGVQTRGVTTNYSALQRSQATLYAYDIVERMRANRETARLSSWPYEIDFGNTPDGGLPTLVQQDLTGWLGSVDDLPNGEGAITMTNLGNGRIRATIQVRWDEKGDPQLITVETIL; the protein is encoded by the coding sequence ATGTCCATGATCGATAAATCCGTATTTGAAGTCGACGGAACACCCTCCGGGCCCCCAGGTTTTTCCCTTATCGAGGTTCTGGTGGCTTTATTGATTCTATCGATCGGGCTTATTGGGCTTGCCGGTGTTCAGACCCGTGGCGTTACGACCAACTACAGTGCATTGCAACGTTCGCAGGCTACCCTCTATGCCTACGACATTGTTGAGCGTATGCGAGCCAATCGGGAAACAGCACGTCTGTCTTCCTGGCCCTATGAAATCGACTTTGGTAATACCCCGGATGGTGGGTTGCCCACACTGGTGCAACAGGATCTAACCGGTTGGTTAGGTAGCGTAGATGATCTTCCCAACGGCGAGGGAGCAATTACCATGACTAATCTCGGTAATGGTCGTATCCGTGCCACTATTCAAGTGCGCTGGGACGAAAAGGGAGACCCGCAACTCATTACCGTTGAGACGATTTTATGA
- a CDS encoding sensor histidine kinase has translation MLKIYEIKNMIKINFFLTPILFIFKTRSLGLRSELIMHLVFLVGAALLMGGFLLLRLGEKELIDQRVAIFQTVLETMTNLSSRDGVSARPFNIQLNEMFHRTGSLLGVASAELWLQKGNMLERVASSDKKDVFASRSNRRWNPEVITETRSMVMYPPLWPAGKNRSDFLAKIEVPIRFNGQAVGVLQSWLSLREIRDQLQGARRMVILYAFLYGMVVLIFGIYLLNRHVVRPTARLLTSTMAIAAGNLEQHVPEAGPREIASLAKAYNGMVETLKNSRKKTDEYILSLQQVNGELKKTRDELIHTARMATVGHLAAGLAHEIGNPLTAIIGYLSLLKAELRSGPQTGLVERASGEANRIDRLVRDLLDFASPASTTAELFDPIRVFEEAIDILTHQGKISGEMIQNDLPPVLAPVHMVRHRLLQVFINLVSNSRDALVGPGTIRLSAGVLEGWVSLNVADNGIGIEEESLQHIFDPFFTTKEPGKGRGLGLAVCYRVIREAGGYIEVVSDKGRGTEFTVRLPIIPNRGL, from the coding sequence ATGCTCAAGATTTATGAGATAAAAAACATGATAAAAATCAATTTTTTCTTGACGCCGATATTGTTTATTTTCAAAACCCGGTCCCTCGGTCTCCGGTCTGAACTTATCATGCATTTGGTGTTTTTGGTCGGAGCTGCTTTGCTAATGGGAGGGTTCCTTCTTCTACGTCTCGGTGAAAAGGAACTTATCGATCAAAGGGTTGCCATCTTTCAAACCGTTTTGGAGACGATGACTAACCTATCTTCACGGGATGGTGTAAGTGCACGTCCTTTTAATATTCAATTGAATGAAATGTTTCATCGGACCGGTTCTTTACTGGGAGTAGCCAGCGCCGAACTGTGGTTACAAAAAGGAAACATGTTGGAGCGCGTTGCATCCAGTGATAAGAAGGATGTTTTTGCTTCTCGCTCAAACCGTCGCTGGAATCCCGAAGTTATCACAGAAACTCGTTCCATGGTCATGTATCCTCCCCTGTGGCCGGCGGGCAAAAACCGTAGCGATTTTTTGGCAAAAATCGAAGTTCCCATTCGTTTTAACGGACAAGCGGTTGGCGTTTTGCAAAGTTGGTTGTCTCTGCGGGAAATCAGGGACCAATTGCAGGGAGCCCGTCGCATGGTCATATTATACGCATTTCTCTACGGCATGGTGGTGCTTATTTTTGGTATATACCTTTTGAATCGCCATGTGGTGCGTCCTACCGCCCGCCTTCTAACTTCGACCATGGCCATTGCCGCCGGAAATCTGGAGCAACACGTTCCAGAAGCAGGACCCCGGGAAATTGCTTCTTTGGCCAAGGCGTACAATGGGATGGTCGAAACTTTAAAAAATAGCCGCAAAAAAACGGATGAATACATATTGTCCTTACAACAGGTCAATGGCGAACTTAAAAAAACCCGGGATGAGTTAATCCATACGGCGCGGATGGCCACGGTCGGCCATTTGGCGGCGGGATTGGCCCATGAAATAGGGAATCCCTTAACCGCTATTATTGGCTATCTTTCCTTGCTAAAAGCAGAATTACGCTCCGGGCCTCAAACCGGACTGGTTGAAAGAGCTTCCGGCGAAGCAAACCGGATAGATCGATTGGTAAGGGATTTGCTCGACTTTGCATCACCGGCTTCTACAACGGCAGAGTTGTTTGATCCGATAAGAGTGTTCGAAGAAGCTATCGATATTCTGACTCATCAGGGTAAGATTTCCGGGGAAATGATTCAAAACGATTTACCACCGGTTCTTGCACCGGTGCATATGGTTCGTCACCGTCTATTGCAGGTGTTTATTAATTTGGTCTCAAATTCACGGGATGCTCTTGTCGGCCCCGGGACGATCCGATTGTCCGCTGGTGTTTTGGAGGGGTGGGTATCCTTGAATGTTGCCGATAATGGGATCGGTATCGAAGAGGAGAGCCTTCAACACATTTTCGACCCATTTTTTACGACCAAAGAACCCGGCAAAGGGAGGGGGCTGGGACTTGCGGTTTGTTATCGGGTTATCAGAGAGGCCGGTGGTTATATTGAAGTCGTTTCCGATAAGGGGAGGGGGACCGAGTTCACCGTTCGGCTTCCCATCATTCCGAACAGAGGGTTGTAA
- a CDS encoding PilW family protein, which translates to MKDRGMKMPIGFTITGNSRGISLIEMMIAMLIGMLLLGGVYRIFISTTTSYRFEEELSNLQENGRFAMEFLTRDTRQTGYRGCAGSGVSVTNTLNAGAGALFDFDRAVEGYDDVADPNAADFVAMGITPIIGSDVLILRKMDSDVMVEIVEQMPDTSADIKITGGINPAPIADFDIVMVSDCQAAAVFQVTNYTDGGGSIKADVVHNSGVGSPGNATKDLGHSFGPGAEIAKMTTYVYFIGTNADGEPGLYYKVSSGVAQEIVGGIESMQITYGIDADSDRDIDSYVTAAGVADWATVLAVRVGLLVASMDEVLRGEVDAAAYTLNGTNIAAANDRRLRQVFTTTVALRNRLP; encoded by the coding sequence ATGAAAGATAGAGGAATGAAGATGCCGATAGGGTTTACGATCACTGGCAACTCGAGGGGAATTTCGCTGATCGAAATGATGATAGCGATGCTTATAGGCATGTTGTTACTCGGGGGAGTATACCGGATATTTATCAGTACTACGACCTCCTACCGATTTGAGGAGGAACTGTCCAATTTGCAGGAGAACGGGCGCTTTGCCATGGAGTTCTTAACCCGTGATACACGACAGACCGGATACAGAGGCTGTGCGGGGAGCGGGGTATCGGTAACCAATACCCTGAATGCCGGAGCCGGAGCCCTGTTTGATTTCGATCGTGCGGTAGAAGGTTATGACGATGTTGCCGATCCGAACGCGGCCGATTTTGTAGCTATGGGTATTACACCCATAATCGGTTCAGATGTTCTTATTCTCCGCAAGATGGATAGTGATGTGATGGTAGAAATCGTCGAGCAGATGCCCGATACCTCCGCCGACATTAAGATCACCGGTGGGATTAATCCGGCCCCGATTGCCGATTTTGATATCGTCATGGTCTCCGATTGTCAGGCTGCAGCGGTATTTCAGGTCACGAATTATACCGACGGTGGTGGGTCGATTAAAGCAGACGTTGTTCATAACTCCGGGGTTGGTTCCCCCGGCAATGCGACCAAGGATCTCGGCCATTCCTTCGGGCCTGGGGCCGAAATCGCTAAAATGACCACCTATGTCTATTTTATTGGTACGAATGCCGATGGCGAGCCCGGTCTTTATTATAAGGTTAGTTCTGGGGTAGCACAGGAGATTGTCGGTGGTATCGAATCGATGCAGATTACCTATGGCATCGACGCCGATAGCGATCGCGATATCGATAGTTATGTAACGGCTGCCGGGGTTGCGGATTGGGCAACGGTTCTGGCTGTACGCGTCGGCTTACTCGTGGCGAGTATGGATGAAGTTCTTCGTGGCGAAGTCGATGCAGCAGCCTATACGTTAAATGGAACGAATATCGCGGCTGCTAATGATCGTCGCTTGCGCCAGGTCTTTACTACGACTGTGGCTCTGCGCAACCGTTTACCCTGA
- a CDS encoding HD domain-containing protein yields MIDAIALLDKYYIPASQAHRILLAHSRSVAAKATDIAGSLPDGSVDVTFVTEAALLHDIGICYTSAAALGCFGDLPYLCHGLKGRQLLEAEGLPRHALVCERHIGVGLTSAEIIRQQLPLPERDMLPTTLEEQIIAYADLFFSKNPANHGRERTPDEVRASLMRFGSDKVDIFDRWHSMFTV; encoded by the coding sequence ATGATCGATGCCATTGCCCTTTTAGATAAGTACTATATCCCCGCCAGCCAAGCCCATCGGATCCTGCTGGCGCACAGTCGAAGCGTTGCCGCAAAGGCCACCGATATTGCAGGCAGCCTGCCAGATGGGTCTGTCGACGTAACTTTCGTCACCGAGGCGGCATTGTTGCATGATATCGGCATATGTTACACATCGGCGGCGGCCCTTGGTTGTTTCGGAGACTTGCCCTATTTGTGTCATGGCCTGAAAGGACGGCAACTGCTCGAAGCCGAAGGGTTGCCACGTCATGCCCTGGTATGCGAACGGCATATCGGCGTCGGACTGACCTCGGCCGAGATTATCCGGCAACAACTCCCGCTGCCCGAGCGGGACATGTTGCCGACAACTCTCGAGGAACAGATTATCGCCTATGCCGACCTGTTTTTCTCCAAAAACCCCGCCAACCACGGTCGCGAACGAACCCCGGACGAAGTGCGCGCTTCCCTGATGCGCTTCGGATCCGACAAGGTGGACATATTCGACCGGTGGCACAGCATGTTCACGGTATGA
- a CDS encoding sigma-54-dependent transcriptional regulator yields MGDKVKKILVVDDESCMRHMLRLVLQRAEYVVSEAANGQEALIRLEKEMFDVVLCDVCMPTLDGPGFLKELRARNVSPTVIMMSAYGNLDTAVECLKEGAFDYISKPFKPDEVVLTLRKAEERLRLREENGLLRQELNRTAQSGQMVYACSGMEQAMTLVGRAAQVNSPVLVTGETGTGKELVARALHQQGKRRGKPFIAINCGGMNAGVIDSELFGHIRGAFTGANRGHDGLFVAAEGGTLFLDEIGELPMTLQPRLLRALQEQEVRPVGAVNPRPTDVRIVAATARNLQEEINAGRFRSDLFFRLAVIEIHLPPLRERKGDIALLAEHFLSRLALREGRSCPSLTPEAVESLERYAWPGNVRELANFMEKTAIFCRDDKICMEHLPWEIRRHPRDRGQDMSLKKAVSRIEPEYIRRALSVTGGNRTKAAQLLDISLRNLHYKIREYDLE; encoded by the coding sequence GTGGGAGACAAGGTCAAAAAAATTCTTGTCGTTGATGATGAGTCTTGCATGCGGCATATGCTTAGGCTGGTATTGCAAAGGGCGGAATATGTTGTTTCCGAGGCCGCAAATGGGCAGGAGGCTTTGATCCGCCTGGAGAAAGAAATGTTTGATGTCGTTTTGTGCGATGTCTGCATGCCGACTTTGGACGGACCGGGATTTTTAAAGGAATTAAGGGCCCGCAATGTGTCCCCCACCGTTATAATGATGAGTGCCTACGGTAATCTAGATACTGCTGTTGAGTGTCTTAAAGAAGGTGCTTTTGATTATATCAGTAAGCCGTTCAAACCCGATGAAGTTGTGTTGACTTTACGCAAGGCGGAAGAACGTTTGAGATTGCGGGAAGAAAACGGCCTGTTACGTCAGGAGCTAAATCGCACGGCGCAATCAGGGCAGATGGTTTATGCATGCTCGGGTATGGAGCAGGCAATGACCCTGGTCGGGCGTGCGGCGCAGGTAAATTCGCCGGTTCTTGTTACAGGCGAAACCGGAACCGGTAAGGAATTGGTTGCGCGTGCCTTGCACCAACAGGGCAAGCGGCGGGGAAAACCCTTCATAGCTATCAATTGCGGTGGAATGAACGCCGGGGTTATCGATAGCGAACTTTTCGGCCATATTCGGGGTGCCTTTACCGGAGCGAACCGCGGTCATGATGGCTTATTTGTTGCGGCCGAAGGCGGGACCTTGTTTCTGGATGAAATCGGAGAATTGCCAATGACATTGCAGCCCAGGTTACTACGGGCTCTTCAGGAGCAAGAGGTGCGTCCCGTTGGTGCGGTGAATCCGAGACCCACCGATGTGCGCATTGTCGCCGCAACGGCGCGAAACCTGCAAGAAGAAATCAATGCCGGGCGTTTTCGCTCCGACCTGTTTTTCAGGTTGGCGGTTATTGAAATCCATCTTCCGCCTTTGCGTGAACGCAAGGGCGATATCGCCTTACTTGCTGAACATTTTCTTTCCCGTCTTGCTTTAAGGGAGGGGCGTAGTTGCCCATCACTGACCCCGGAAGCGGTTGAATCTCTCGAACGTTATGCCTGGCCGGGCAATGTACGCGAACTTGCCAATTTTATGGAAAAGACTGCCATTTTTTGTCGTGATGACAAAATATGCATGGAGCATCTGCCCTGGGAAATCCGGCGGCACCCTCGGGATAGAGGACAGGATATGTCTCTCAAAAAAGCCGTATCGCGGATAGAACCCGAATATATCAGGAGAGCGCTGTCGGTAACCGGCGGTAACCGGACGAAGGCTGCGCAATTGCTCGATATCAGCCTCAGAAACCTGCATTACAAAATAAGGGAGTATGATTTGGAATAA
- a CDS encoding MFS transporter: MKQIISANVYKLYIFAFLKMTLFPMAIITLFWKDHIGLSLTEILVLQGLFSLASVVMEYPSGYLSDRLGYRAALLVAALFGIIGWTFYLFADSFASVLLAELLLGVCYAFISGSDSALLFETLQAEKQEEQYARFDGRMTSWGQTGEAAGALFAGLMYATSPLLPFALQIVIWILALGICLTLRESPTEQGPAIQSHLTEALGVCRYAWRDNPAIRTTMVFGTLLGLASFYTVWMIQPFMQQCQVPLAWFGPIWAGANLTIAVFSLLSHRLQYYLGMRGMSVLFISLIVIAYSGLGLTAGLGSFVFYYLLTAMRGLQGPMMRHRLQQASARRNRASIQSLHSLSFRIGFIASGPLIGMVADRWGMDVAFLLLAGVFALLLPPMAKKFLAYATT, from the coding sequence TTGAAACAAATAATCTCTGCCAACGTCTACAAACTTTACATCTTCGCCTTCCTGAAGATGACCCTGTTTCCCATGGCGATCATCACCCTGTTCTGGAAGGATCATATCGGCCTGAGCCTGACCGAGATTCTGGTGCTGCAGGGATTGTTTTCCCTCGCCAGTGTGGTGATGGAATACCCTTCAGGGTACCTCAGCGACCGGTTGGGATACCGTGCCGCGCTGCTGGTGGCGGCCTTGTTTGGCATTATCGGCTGGACATTTTACCTGTTTGCGGATTCCTTTGCGAGTGTCCTGCTGGCGGAATTGCTGCTCGGGGTATGCTACGCTTTCATCAGCGGATCCGACAGCGCACTGCTGTTCGAAACGCTGCAGGCCGAAAAACAGGAGGAACAATATGCGCGATTTGACGGGCGCATGACCAGTTGGGGGCAGACCGGCGAAGCGGCCGGCGCACTGTTTGCCGGGCTGATGTACGCCACCTCGCCGCTGCTGCCCTTTGCCCTGCAGATCGTGATCTGGATCCTGGCTTTGGGAATTTGTCTGACCTTGCGTGAATCGCCGACCGAACAAGGCCCGGCCATCCAGTCCCATCTGACCGAAGCGCTGGGGGTATGCCGCTATGCCTGGCGCGACAATCCGGCCATTCGCACCACCATGGTATTCGGCACCCTGCTGGGACTGGCATCGTTTTACACCGTATGGATGATTCAACCCTTCATGCAGCAATGCCAGGTCCCTCTTGCCTGGTTCGGGCCCATATGGGCCGGCGCCAATCTGACCATCGCCGTCTTTTCCCTGCTCAGTCACAGACTCCAGTACTACCTCGGCATGCGCGGCATGAGCGTGCTGTTCATCTCCCTGATTGTCATTGCCTACAGCGGTCTCGGCCTGACCGCGGGGCTGGGCAGTTTTGTGTTTTATTACCTGCTCACCGCCATGCGCGGTCTGCAAGGCCCCATGATGCGACACCGGCTGCAACAAGCCAGCGCACGTCGCAATCGCGCCAGTATTCAATCGTTGCACAGCCTGTCTTTTCGCATCGGCTTCATCGCCAGCGGCCCCCTGATCGGCATGGTCGCAGACCGCTGGGGGATGGATGTCGCCTTCCTGCTGCTGGCAGGAGTATTTGCATTGCTACTGCCGCCCATGGCGAAAAAGTTTCTGGCATACGCCACAACGTAA
- a CDS encoding TIGR00300 family protein — protein MPAQHVKLEGHIIDQPILSRVLDTVERFGGCYEIVELDIGTTRKAESRALLCVKADDEATLQSVLQNLALLGVEPVMPIPAKWEDAPADGVLPDRFYATTNLPTEVFVEGRWLSVTGQEMDLAIVLDESMQRAWTVPMADVRAGQRVVVATEGVRVSYPPRQQDSTGFRFMESAVSAEKPKRPLLQRIVATARRIKAEGGKVLLVGGPAIIHTGAGPVLEKLIRDGWIDVLFAGNALAAHDIEAALYGTSLGVPVEGGPPGGEGHAHHLWAINRIRRAGSIAGAVELGSLTKGVMHACISRSVPFVLAGSIRDDGPLPDVITDTLTAQRAMRSHVQGVGMAIMVGTTLHAIATGNLLPAGVVTVCVDVNPAVVTKLQDRGSRQSLGIVMDAASFLEYLADGLGQR, from the coding sequence ATGCCAGCGCAGCATGTCAAACTTGAGGGACACATTATCGATCAGCCGATCCTTTCCCGGGTACTCGACACCGTGGAACGTTTCGGTGGGTGTTACGAAATTGTCGAATTGGATATCGGCACAACACGCAAAGCTGAGAGCCGGGCGCTGCTTTGCGTTAAGGCGGATGATGAAGCGACGCTTCAATCGGTATTGCAGAATCTGGCGTTGCTGGGAGTTGAGCCCGTGATGCCGATACCGGCGAAATGGGAAGATGCTCCGGCCGATGGGGTATTGCCGGATCGCTTCTATGCCACAACCAATCTCCCCACGGAGGTTTTCGTCGAAGGCCGCTGGCTTTCGGTAACCGGTCAGGAAATGGATCTGGCCATTGTGCTTGACGAATCGATGCAAAGGGCGTGGACCGTGCCCATGGCCGACGTCAGGGCGGGGCAGAGGGTGGTGGTGGCAACCGAAGGGGTGCGTGTCAGTTATCCTCCGCGCCAACAGGACAGCACCGGTTTCCGTTTTATGGAGAGTGCCGTCTCGGCAGAAAAACCCAAACGGCCCTTGTTGCAGCGGATCGTTGCCACGGCGCGCCGGATCAAGGCCGAAGGTGGCAAGGTCCTGCTGGTCGGCGGCCCGGCGATTATTCATACCGGTGCCGGACCGGTACTGGAAAAACTTATTCGGGACGGTTGGATCGATGTACTGTTCGCCGGTAATGCGTTGGCGGCTCACGATATCGAGGCCGCCCTGTACGGTACCTCTCTTGGCGTGCCTGTCGAGGGCGGTCCGCCGGGTGGCGAAGGCCATGCCCACCACTTATGGGCCATCAACCGAATCCGCAGGGCCGGTTCCATCGCCGGGGCCGTGGAGCTTGGCAGCCTGACCAAAGGGGTGATGCATGCCTGCATAAGCCGGTCGGTACCTTTTGTGTTGGCCGGTTCGATTCGCGACGACGGTCCTCTGCCCGATGTGATTACCGATACCCTGACGGCCCAACGTGCCATGCGTAGCCATGTCCAGGGTGTTGGGATGGCCATTATGGTCGGCACCACCCTGCATGCCATCGCCACCGGCAATCTTTTGCCTGCCGGTGTCGTAACCGTGTGCGTCGATGTCAACCCGGCGGTCGTCACCAAACTGCAGGACCGCGGCAGCCGTCAGTCCCTCGGTATCGTCATGGACGCTGCCTCGTTTCTTGAATATCTGGCGGATGGGCTGGGGCAACGGTAA